The DNA sequence TGCCGCACAGGAATCCGCACAACAGCCTGAATAAAAACCGTGAGATTTCTTTTTTGCAAGAGCTGGCAAGCCTTTGACGGCAATTTTTAATAGGACTCAATTCTTATATGATACAACAAGTGCTGTTCCGGCAGGCTATATGAGCCTGCCGGAACAGCACTTGTTTTGCATTTCAATCAAGCCATGACGGATAATTTGTTGGATAGGGTTTATTCATCCTTGGGTTTGGGCTTAATGCGCAGCTTGATTCCAGAAACAGAAGCCGGCTTGGCACTCTTCTGAATGATCGCTTTATTGTAAACTCCCAACATATAAGAGGCAAGATCCACCGAGCCCCGGGCTACTACAGAGCCGACCACAGAACGATGCAGGCTTTCCAAGGTTTCTTTGGGCATATCCCGCATACCGCGCAGTTTCTGTGCCATTTGCTCTGCACTGTGGAAGTAAAAACCGTTGATGCCCTCTTGAATCTGATCTGCATTGAGCTTGTCAAATCTTTGGAATACCGGCAGCCCGGTAGCCATTCCCTCCAGCATGGAGATGGAGTTCATCTCGGAGAGGGAGGCACTGATATAAGCATCGCAGGCGGCAAAATTGGCGGGCATTTCAACATGGGGGATCATCCCGGTAAAGGTAACCATAGAGCTGATTTCCAGCGTCTGCGCCAGCTTTTCAAGTGCCGGTCTTTCAGGGCCTTCGCCAATCACGGCCAAATGCATTTTATCCGCAGGAGAAATGGTAGAAGCCCAGTATTCCAACAGGGTATCCACGCTTTTTTCCTGCCCAAGGCGGCCTACAAAGCAGGCAAGCATAACATCTTTAGATATCCCGTATTTTTCACGGAAGGCATCTTTCTGTTCCTGCGTGATTTTATCCAGATTGAAGGCATCCAGGTCAACCGAATTGGGGATGAGGCTCATATCCTTTTTAATACCGATTTGCTTGAAATACTCACCACATTTTAGGGAAGGCCCGGTCAGCTCGGTGGCGCTTTTTGCAATGAATCGGCTGTAGGTATGAGAAAAACGGGTAGCCGCCCGCAGGAATGGACGGGGAGCAATGTAATAAATGTATTGATCATACATGGTGTGGAGCGTGTATACCAGAGGCTTTTTAAGAAGTTTGGCAGCCAAAATACCGGAAAGGCCGATTCCAAACTCATGGTGAATGTGGATGATATCAGGGGCGAAATCAGCAATCAGCTTTTGCCGGCGATAGCTGATCGGCTGGGAGACACCAAAGCTGTAAAGCCGCTTGACCTCCTTAGCCGGGCAGTGGAGGACGCCATCCTCGATAAAATGATGGCGGGTATATTTATCGGCGGTTACAACCATGACCTCATGGCCCAGCTTTTCCAGCCCGTCTTTGAGGGTCTTAACATGAGCGACAACACCATTGACATAAGGCACATAGGTTTCGGTAAACAATGCAACTCTCATAACAGTTTATCTCTTTCCTTTAAATTTAAGAGGTTTTGGGTGGAGCCAAAAAGAATTGAATCCAGCGGAATTCTAGGGTATAATATTTACATGTGATTATTAGTATACCATAAATGCAGGCTGGGTGTTAGCAATAGAACGTATAAATACCAAGGGACATAGGCCGGGCATAAAAATGGGACGTATAATAAGCGCTTTGCGCTTATTATACCACAAAATTCATTCTTTTTATGGTATAATCTTTGTAAAAGCTTATATTACTCAATAATGTTTGTAAAAAATATAGCAGGAAGTGGTGGTACTATGCAGCAAAGAACCTTTTCGGTCAAGCTTTCCAAGCTAATCAAGCTTCATGGGCTGGAGCCTGTTTATCTGCCTCGGGATGCCGAAGAAATTGATATTACCCAAGTGGAGGTCAACCGTCCGGGGCTTCAGCTTGCGGGCTTTTATGAGTTTTTTGATAACCAGCGCATCCAGATTTTTGGCAAAAGCGAATTTACCTATCTGGAAAGATTCGATGCCGAGCAGCTCAGCCGCTGCTTTGAAAACTATTTTGCCTTGTGCCCGGTGATTGTGGTGGTAGCCCGTAATCTGCCTATTTTCCCACAAATGCTGGAAGCCGCCAAAAAATATGAATGTGCCCTTTTCACCTCTGAGCTGGGAACTTCCGAGCTGACTTCCAACCTGATTTCTACTTTGAATGTAGAGCTTGCACCCCGAATCACCCGCCATGGTGTTTTGGTGGAAGTGCATGGTGAAGGAATCCTGCTGTTGGGTGAAAGCGGCGTTGGTAAGAGCGAAACTGCCGTGGAGCTGGTCAAGCGGGGACACCGCCTCATTGCCGATGATGCAGTTGAAATTCGCCGTGTTTCTGCTAAAACGTTGGTGGGCACTTCGCCCGAAAACATCCGGCACTTTATTGAGCTGCGGGGTGTGGGCATTGTCAATGTCCGGCGCATCTTTGGTATTGGTTCGGTTAAGGTCACTGAAAAGCTGGATATGGTCATTCAGTTGGAGCAATGGGATTCCAAAAAGGTTTATGACCGTATGGGCCTTGAAAATGAGTACATTGAGATTCTGGGCAATCGGGTGCCTTCTCTAACCATTCCGGTCAAGCCGGGGCGCAACCTTGCCATTATCATTGAAATTGCCGCTATGAACAACCGCCAGAAAAAGATGGGCTATAACTCCGCCCACGAGCTGCTCAATAAGCTGGGGATGGCCCATGACTCCCCGGGCAATGCCATGGAAACCGACGATTGGCCTTACTGATCCTTTAGGGGAAAGCACAGGCTGTCTTTAGCATACCCTGCCGCAGAGCGGGGATGCATGGACGGCCGACTGTGCATGGGGAAGGGAGAAAAGGGATATGAAGATTATTGCCGATACACACACCCACACATCGGCCTGTAGCCATGGTTACAGCACCCTGTGGGAGAACATACAGCATGCCCGTAAAATTGGGCTGAAATTTTTGGCATACACAGAGCATGGGCCAAGTTTGGAAGGCTCCCCCAATGACATGTATTTCCGCAACTTTTCCATGGTACCGGATTGCGTTGACGATATTGTAATATTAAAAGGCGCCGAAGTCAACATATTGGATTTTGACGGCGCTTTGGATTTGTCGGATAAAATCTTGGCTAAGCTGGATTGGGTTATTGCATCCTTTCACACGATGTGTATTGAACCGGGAACCCGAGAGGATCACACCCGAGCATGGCTCAGTATTGCCCGCAATCCTCTTGTGGATGTGATTGGCCATTGCGGCGATGAGCGGTATTGTTTTGATCATGAAGTGGTAATAAAGGAATTTGCTCAATATAATAAGATTGTGGAGGTTAATGCACATTCCTTTGATTGCCGCCCCGGCTCGGAAACCAACTGCCCGGCTATTATGGATTTATGCCAAAAATACAATGTTCCTGTTGTAGTTAGCTCTGATGCTCATTTTTTCACCCATATCGGGGAGTTTGATAAAGCACTTGAAGTGCTGAAAAGCATCGATTTCCCTCAAGAGCTGGTGCTCAATGCGGATTACAACCGCTTTTTAGAAGTCGCCCGCAGAATCACAGGCAAAAAACTGGTGGACTAACGCCGGAGGCGCCGCCTCTGAGAATTTCAAATAGACCTAAACCTAAAAATCCAGCTTTTTGGAGGCAGTAAAAAATGAATTATTACTTGGGTGTTGATTTGGGCGGTACCAACATAGCGGTGGGGGTCGTAGACGAGGATATGCGCATTCTCGGCCGGGGTAAGAAGAAAACAAATGCCCCCCGACCTGCACAGGAGATTGTAGAGGATATCGTTTCTGCGATTTCCATGGCATTGGAGCAGGCAGAACTTTCTATGGAGCAGATTCAGTGGATCGGGGTGGGTACCCCCGGCAGTGTGGACATTGTGGCCGGTGTGGTGGGTTATGCCGCCAATCTTGGCTTTTTAAATACACCGCTTGCTTCTATGATCGGTGAGCGCACTGGTAAACAGGTCTACCTTGGCAACGATGGCAACGCAGCCGCCTATGGCGAAGCTTTGGCCGGGCATGCTAAAGGTGCCAAGGATGTGGTCATGGTGACTTTGGGCACAGGCTTTGGCAGTGGAATCGTTATTGATGGCAGAATCTATACCGGCTATCAAAGCAAGGCGGGTGAGATTGGCCACGCAGCAATGGTGTATAACGGCCGGCCCTGCACCTGTGGGCGCAAAGGCTGTATTGAGGCATATTGCTCGGCTACCGGGTTAATCTCCACCACCCGGGAATATATGGAGCGTTTTCCCCAGTCTCAGATGTGGGAGCTGGCCAAAAAAGAGGGCGATGCTGTCAGCGGGCGCACTGCGTTTGATGCTATGCGTTCGGGCGATGAAGCCGGAGCCGGTGTGGTTGAGGAATACATAAACCATCTGGGCTGTGCCCTCGCCAATATCGTGGATATCTTTGCCCCTGAATACCTTGTAGTGGGGGGCGGTATCTGCAACGAGGGTGAAACCCTGATGGCACCTCTACGCAGGGTAGTGGAGCAGGAGATTTTTGATTATGATCCCCAGAAAGCCACCAAGTTGGTAACGGCGGCTCTGGGGAACGATGCCGGCATTCTGGGTGCGGCCTTTTTGGGAAAGGCCTAGGCTTAGAACCGGTAATACTATGAAACAGGAGGCAGGCAGCCCCATGAACTTAACACAACTGCTGGAGTTTTGCCGGACAGAGGGCGTGACCTTTGCAGAGCAGGAGCCTTTAAAAAAGCATACTACCTTTCAAATAGGCGGCAATGCCGATTTGATGGTGTGGCCGGAGGATGAAGAAGGCCTGGCGGCTTTGCTGGCCTTGGCAGAAGAAAGTGCCGTTCCTGTCATGGTGATCGGTAAAGGCTCCAATCTCTTGTGCTCCGATGAGGGCTTTCGGGGAATGGTGGTCTGCCTTTCTCAGAATTTTTCGGGAGTGCAGCTGCTGGAGGATGGCGTTAGCCTGTATGCCAAGGCGGGAACCCCGCTTAGTCAGCTCTGCTTTTTTGCCTTGGAGCACTCATTGGAAGGCTTGGAATTTGCTTATGGAATCCCCGGAACGGTAGGGGGAGCGGTGTTTATGAATGCCGGAGCCTATGGCGGTGAAATGAAGGATGTGCTTTCGAGGGCTTCCCATCTTGACCCTCAGCATAAGCCGGGCACCTTCAACCGGGAACAGCTTGATCTGAGCTACCGGCACAGTGCGTATTCAGATGGAGGCTATATCATCACAGGTGCGGCGGTAACCCTGCAAAAAGGTGATGCACAGGCTATTCATGCCCGAATGGAGGATTTTATGTCCCGCCGTCGGGAAAAACAGCCGCTGGAATGCCCCAGCGCAGGCAGTACCTTTAAGCGTCCGGTAGGCGGGTATGCCTCTGCACTGATCGATCAGTGTGGCCTGAAGGGCTGCTCTGTAGGCGGAGCGTTGGTCAGCCCCAAGCATGCTGGTTTTGTGGTGAGTGATGGAACTGCCACAGCTGCTGATGTTTTGGCTTTGGTGGCAAAGATACAGCAGGAGGTAGCCGAAAAAACAGGCTTTCATCTGGAATGTGAAATTCGCAGAGTGGGCCAAGGATTGTGTGAGAAATAAGGGGAGATCAAGTTGGAATTCATCATTATAACGGGTATGTCCGGTGCAGGTAAAAGTCAGGCAGTGGGGGCTCTGGAGGATATAGGCTATTTCTGCGTGGATAATGTTCCGCCCCATCTGCTCACCAAGCTGGCGGAGCTGCCGGTGCAGTCCGGCGGCTGTATGCAGAAGGTTGCTGTGGTTATGGATGTGCGCAGCCGGGATATGTTTGCAGACTTTGAATCCAGTCTGGATGCTTTAAAAGAAAACCAATGCCCTTTTCAGGTTTTGTTTTTGGATTCCTCCGATGAGGTTCTGCTGCGCCGCTATAAAGAAACCCGGCGCAAGCATCCTCTGCTGGAGGATGAATCCATGGATTTGGCCGCCGCCATCCGGGAGGAGCGCCGGATTCTCTCAAAAGCCCGGGAACGAGCGGATTTTGTGGTGGATTCCTCGCTGCTTTCCACTGCCAAGCTGAAAGAACGCATCCGGAGCCTGCTGATGCAGGAAACCAACCAAGCTATGGTGATTACCTGTATGTCCTTTGGCTTCAAACATGGAACGCCTTCGGATGCAGACTTAATGTTTGATTTGCGGTGCCTCCCCAATCCTTTTTACATACCCGAGCTGCGGGAGCAGACCGGGCTGGATCAGGCGGTAGAGGACTACGTTCTCCAGTTTAAGGAGGCAAAAGGCCTGATCCCCAGAATTCTGGATTTGATTGATTATTTGCTTCCCCTCTATCAGGAGGAAGGAAAAAGCCAGCTGGTTGTGGCCATAGGCTGCACCGGGGGCAAGCACCGCTCGGTGGTGTTTACACAGCTTTTGGCCAAGCACCTTACCGATAAGGGGTGCCCGGTGGTGATAACTCATCGGGATATTCAGCGAAAAAACCAGTAGAAACGGAAGATAAAATGGAACCTTCCTTTGCATATCGGCTCAAAAATGAAATGGTAGAAAACAAAGCCTTTCGTCTGCGGCAAAAAACAGCCCAGGCCCATGGCTTTTTCCTGTTTGGCCGCCGCTTTTCCCGTGAGGAAATCTCCCTTCATACAGAGGATGAAGAAATAGCCCGCTTGTTTGGGTGGTTTGTGATCTCTTTAGCGGGTAAAAAGGCAGTGGTTACCCGCACTCGGAAAAAGGGAATTCTGCGTATGGAAGTGCCTGCTCAGTCGGATCGGGATAAGCTGGTTGAGCTTTTTGGAGATGGTGAGCAGCTGGATATCGGCAAGCTTGCCCGCCCGGAAGAGAAGGGTGCATTCCTGTGTGGAGCCTTTCTGGCCTGCGGCAACATCACCGATCCGCAAAAAAGCTATCATTTGGAATTTGTGGTGCGCAATGAGGCTCTTTGCCAGCCTTTAGCCGATTTGCTGGAGGAATGCTGTGGTCAGTCTCGCCTTTCGAAGCGCAGGGGCCTGCCGCTTGTTTATTATAAGGACTGCACTCAAATTGAGGATTTGCTGGCTTTTATGGGGGCGGTGAAAGGCTCGCTGGAAATTGTGGATATTGAGATTCTTAAAAATGTTCGCAATCAGGCTAACCGTGCCACCAACTGCGAAACCGCCAACATTGATAAAACCGTTAACGCCGCTGCCACTCAAATTGCGGATATTAGCTACATTTTGGAAACAGCAGGAGAGAATGCCCTGCCGGAGGCTTTGCGGCAATTGGCTCATTTCCGGCTGGAAAATCCGGAAATGTCCCTGCGGGATTTGGCAGCACTTTTCCCCGGGGGGCTTAGCCGCTCGGGCATTCACCACCGCCTTGCAAAGATCAGCGCCATCGCCGAGGAGCTTCGGCAAAAATAACCACTGGGAAGTGAAACGATGTCTTTTGTCCATCTCCATTTGCACACCGAATACAGCCTTTTGGATGGCGCCTGTCGTATTGCGCCCCTGATTTCCCGTGTAAAGGAGTTGGGTCAAACAGCAGTCGCCATCACCGATCACGGTGTTATGTATGGTGCCATTGAATTCTATAAGGAAGCCAAAAAGCAGGGGATTAAGCCCATTATCGGTTGTGAGGTCTATGTGGCGCCCCGCACCCGCTTTGATAAACAGCACGGGATTGATAAATCCCCTTATCATTTGGTGCTTCTCTGCAAAAATAACATAGGTTATCAAAATCTGATCAAGTTGGTTTCCGCAGGCTTTGTGGAGGGCTTTTATTCCAAGCCCCGCATTGACCGGGAGCTGCTTTCTGCCCATAGCGAAGGGCTGATTGCTCTTTCCGCCTGTTTGGCCGGGGAGGTTCCTCGTGCGCTGACAGCGGGGGACTATAACCGCGCCAAAGAGGCGGCTCTCTTTTATAAGGGCATTTTTGGAGAGGATTATTACATTGAGCTGCAAAACCACGGTATTCAGGAGCAGATCGATATTCTGCCCCGGTTGGCACAGCTTTCGGAGGAAACCGGAATCCCACTAGTGGCAACCAACGATTCCCACTATCTTTTAAAAGAAGATGCAAGGGTTCAGAATGTGCTCATTTGCATCCAGACCAACCGCACCGTGGCGGAAGGCAGTGACATGGAATTTGCCACCGAGGAGTTCTATGTTAAATCCGAGGAGGAAATGGAAGCTCTCTTTGGCCGATATTCAGGCGCCATCGAAAATACCCAGCAGATTGCCGATCGCTGCGAGGTTGAATTTGAATTTGGGAAAACCAAACTTCCGCTTTTCGTTGCTCCCGGCGGAGTGGATAATGTATCCTATTTCCGGGATAAGTGCTACGGGGGGCTGTATGAAAAATATGGCCAAGCTCCACCGCCCTCTGCGGTGGAGCGCTTGGAATATGAACTTGGGGTTGTCGCTTCCATGGGGTATGTGGATTACTACCTTATTGTTCACGATTTCATTGACTATGCCCGAAAAAATGGCATTAGTGTCGGCCCCGGCCGAGGCTCGGGAGCAGGGAGCCTTGCGGCTTACTGCATCGGCATCACCGGCATCGATCCCATTCAATATAACCTTTTGTTTGAGCGGTTCCTTAACCCCGAGCGGATCAGCATGCCCGACTTTGACATTGATTTCTGCTACGAGCGCCGCCAAGAGGTCATCGACTATGTAGTGGAAAAATATGGTGCCGATCATGTGGCCCAGATCATCACCTTTGGAACCATGGCCGCCCGGGCGGCTGTTAAGGATGTAGGCCGTGCCTTGGGCATGAGCTATCAGGCGGTGGATGCTGTTTCTAAGGCCATTCCCTTTGAGCTGAACATGACTTTGGAACGTGCATTAAAAGTCAGCGCCGAGCTCAAAGGAATGTATGAGGGTGACCGGCAGAACCGGGAGCTTATCGATATGGCCAGAAAGCTGGAGGGTATGGCCCGCCATGCTTCCACCCATGCCGCCGGCGTGGTTATCACCCGTGACCCGGTGGATAGCTATGTGCCGCTGGCTAAAAACGATCAGTCCATTGTCACCCAATATACCATGACTATTTTAGAGGAGCTGGGGCTTCTCAAAATGGATTTTTTGGGTCTGCGCAACCTGACGGTCATTCAGGATGCTACGCTGATGATTCGGCGGCACACCCCCGATTTTTCCATTGAAAAAATCTCTCTCACTGATAAAAAAACCTTTGAGATGCTTTCCAGAGGCCAATCCAATGGGGTGTTTCAGTTTGAATCTGGCGGTATGAAGCAGGTACTTTCCAGCCTCAAGCCGGAGCATTTTGAGGATTTAATCGCTGTTATTTCCCTCTATCGTCCCGGACCTATGGATTCCATTCCCACCTATATCCGAAACCGGCACAACCCCGCTTTGGTTACCTATAAGCACCCCTCTCTCAAGCCAATTTTGGAGGTTACCTACGGGTGCATTGTTTATCAGGAGCAGGTTATGCAGATTTGCCGGGAGCTGGCGGGCTACTCCTATGGCCGGGCGGATTTGGTGCGCCGGGCTATGTCCAAGAAAAAGGTCGATGTGATGGAAAAGGAGCGGCAGGCTTTCCTATATGGTGTACCCGGGGAATGCCCCGGTGCTATTGCAAATGGGGTAGAGGAAAGCATAGCTATTCAAATTTTCGAGGAAATGAGCTCCTTTGCCTCCTATGCTTTCAATAAATCCCATGCGGCGGCGTATGCTATGGTTGCCTACCAGACCGCTTATCTGAAATGCCACCATGCTCAGGAATATATGGCGGCCCTTCTGACCAGCGTTCTGGATAACACCAACAAAGTGATTGATTACATTACCGAATGTAAAAAGCTGGGGATCACTGTTTTGCCGCCCGATGTAAATGAAAGCGGAATGGGTTTCAATGTGACAGAAAAGGGGATTCGCTTTGGCCTTTTGGCTGTCAAGAATCTGGGCCGAGGCTTTATTACCGAGTTGATTGCCCAGCGGCAGAAGGCCCCCTTTAAAGGCCTTTATGATCTGCTGGAGCGGATGTATGGCCGGGAAACCAACAAGCGTGTGGTCGAAAACCTGATCAAATGCGGGGCGCTGGATGGCTTTGGCAGTAACCGCCGCCAAATGGATAAAGGCTATGAAGCAATGATGGATGGCATTGATAAGCGCCAGAAAAACAACCTTTCCGGCCAGATGGATTTTTTCTCTACCCAAACCACTGAGCCGGGGGAGGAAAGCTTTCCACTTCCACCAGCCGAGGACTATTCACCGCTTCAGCGCATGGCTATGGAAAAGGAAACCACAGGCCTTTATATTTCCGGGCACCCTCTTTCGGAATATGAAAGCATCGTCAAAAAAATGAAGGCACCGCCTATTAGCCGATTT is a window from the Oscillospiraceae bacterium MB08-C2-2 genome containing:
- the rapZ gene encoding RNase adapter RapZ produces the protein MEFIIITGMSGAGKSQAVGALEDIGYFCVDNVPPHLLTKLAELPVQSGGCMQKVAVVMDVRSRDMFADFESSLDALKENQCPFQVLFLDSSDEVLLRRYKETRRKHPLLEDESMDLAAAIREERRILSKARERADFVVDSSLLSTAKLKERIRSLLMQETNQAMVITCMSFGFKHGTPSDADLMFDLRCLPNPFYIPELREQTGLDQAVEDYVLQFKEAKGLIPRILDLIDYLLPLYQEEGKSQLVVAIGCTGGKHRSVVFTQLLAKHLTDKGCPVVITHRDIQRKNQ
- the murB gene encoding UDP-N-acetylmuramate dehydrogenase, with amino-acid sequence MNLTQLLEFCRTEGVTFAEQEPLKKHTTFQIGGNADLMVWPEDEEGLAALLALAEESAVPVMVIGKGSNLLCSDEGFRGMVVCLSQNFSGVQLLEDGVSLYAKAGTPLSQLCFFALEHSLEGLEFAYGIPGTVGGAVFMNAGAYGGEMKDVLSRASHLDPQHKPGTFNREQLDLSYRHSAYSDGGYIITGAAVTLQKGDAQAIHARMEDFMSRRREKQPLECPSAGSTFKRPVGGYASALIDQCGLKGCSVGGALVSPKHAGFVVSDGTATAADVLALVAKIQQEVAEKTGFHLECEIRRVGQGLCEK
- a CDS encoding glycosyltransferase; this translates as MRVALFTETYVPYVNGVVAHVKTLKDGLEKLGHEVMVVTADKYTRHHFIEDGVLHCPAKEVKRLYSFGVSQPISYRRQKLIADFAPDIIHIHHEFGIGLSGILAAKLLKKPLVYTLHTMYDQYIYYIAPRPFLRAATRFSHTYSRFIAKSATELTGPSLKCGEYFKQIGIKKDMSLIPNSVDLDAFNLDKITQEQKDAFREKYGISKDVMLACFVGRLGQEKSVDTLLEYWASTISPADKMHLAVIGEGPERPALEKLAQTLEISSMVTFTGMIPHVEMPANFAACDAYISASLSEMNSISMLEGMATGLPVFQRFDKLNADQIQEGINGFYFHSAEQMAQKLRGMRDMPKETLESLHRSVVGSVVARGSVDLASYMLGVYNKAIIQKSAKPASVSGIKLRIKPKPKDE
- the hprK gene encoding HPr(Ser) kinase/phosphatase → MQQRTFSVKLSKLIKLHGLEPVYLPRDAEEIDITQVEVNRPGLQLAGFYEFFDNQRIQIFGKSEFTYLERFDAEQLSRCFENYFALCPVIVVVARNLPIFPQMLEAAKKYECALFTSELGTSELTSNLISTLNVELAPRITRHGVLVEVHGEGILLLGESGVGKSETAVELVKRGHRLIADDAVEIRRVSAKTLVGTSPENIRHFIELRGVGIVNVRRIFGIGSVKVTEKLDMVIQLEQWDSKKVYDRMGLENEYIEILGNRVPSLTIPVKPGRNLAIIIEIAAMNNRQKKMGYNSAHELLNKLGMAHDSPGNAMETDDWPY
- a CDS encoding phosphatase, with the protein product MKIIADTHTHTSACSHGYSTLWENIQHARKIGLKFLAYTEHGPSLEGSPNDMYFRNFSMVPDCVDDIVILKGAEVNILDFDGALDLSDKILAKLDWVIASFHTMCIEPGTREDHTRAWLSIARNPLVDVIGHCGDERYCFDHEVVIKEFAQYNKIVEVNAHSFDCRPGSETNCPAIMDLCQKYNVPVVVSSDAHFFTHIGEFDKALEVLKSIDFPQELVLNADYNRFLEVARRITGKKLVD
- a CDS encoding DNA polymerase III subunit alpha, which encodes MSFVHLHLHTEYSLLDGACRIAPLISRVKELGQTAVAITDHGVMYGAIEFYKEAKKQGIKPIIGCEVYVAPRTRFDKQHGIDKSPYHLVLLCKNNIGYQNLIKLVSAGFVEGFYSKPRIDRELLSAHSEGLIALSACLAGEVPRALTAGDYNRAKEAALFYKGIFGEDYYIELQNHGIQEQIDILPRLAQLSEETGIPLVATNDSHYLLKEDARVQNVLICIQTNRTVAEGSDMEFATEEFYVKSEEEMEALFGRYSGAIENTQQIADRCEVEFEFGKTKLPLFVAPGGVDNVSYFRDKCYGGLYEKYGQAPPPSAVERLEYELGVVASMGYVDYYLIVHDFIDYARKNGISVGPGRGSGAGSLAAYCIGITGIDPIQYNLLFERFLNPERISMPDFDIDFCYERRQEVIDYVVEKYGADHVAQIITFGTMAARAAVKDVGRALGMSYQAVDAVSKAIPFELNMTLERALKVSAELKGMYEGDRQNRELIDMARKLEGMARHASTHAAGVVITRDPVDSYVPLAKNDQSIVTQYTMTILEELGLLKMDFLGLRNLTVIQDATLMIRRHTPDFSIEKISLTDKKTFEMLSRGQSNGVFQFESGGMKQVLSSLKPEHFEDLIAVISLYRPGPMDSIPTYIRNRHNPALVTYKHPSLKPILEVTYGCIVYQEQVMQICRELAGYSYGRADLVRRAMSKKKVDVMEKERQAFLYGVPGECPGAIANGVEESIAIQIFEEMSSFASYAFNKSHAAAYAMVAYQTAYLKCHHAQEYMAALLTSVLDNTNKVIDYITECKKLGITVLPPDVNESGMGFNVTEKGIRFGLLAVKNLGRGFITELIAQRQKAPFKGLYDLLERMYGRETNKRVVENLIKCGALDGFGSNRRQMDKGYEAMMDGIDKRQKNNLSGQMDFFSTQTTEPGEESFPLPPAEDYSPLQRMAMEKETTGLYISGHPLSEYESIVKKMKAPPISRFSAKDEGRRVELIAIVSHKRTMTTRNNDMMAFVQLEDMTAGIEMIVFPKIYSSFAHLLQEGTALAVRARVKSQDQDEESVQLICEDICLPEEALSRFAKDRAPSYGKNYNTPAESPKSPGEEKKTVSEEKKSAGKKGLYLKIPSFESPHRLRAEKVLRIFDGTMPVIWYCEDSKKYTRAPQSDWVLVNEVMLNELRRLLGANNVVYID
- a CDS encoding ROK family protein, whose translation is MNYYLGVDLGGTNIAVGVVDEDMRILGRGKKKTNAPRPAQEIVEDIVSAISMALEQAELSMEQIQWIGVGTPGSVDIVAGVVGYAANLGFLNTPLASMIGERTGKQVYLGNDGNAAAYGEALAGHAKGAKDVVMVTLGTGFGSGIVIDGRIYTGYQSKAGEIGHAAMVYNGRPCTCGRKGCIEAYCSATGLISTTREYMERFPQSQMWELAKKEGDAVSGRTAFDAMRSGDEAGAGVVEEYINHLGCALANIVDIFAPEYLVVGGGICNEGETLMAPLRRVVEQEIFDYDPQKATKLVTAALGNDAGILGAAFLGKA
- the whiA gene encoding DNA-binding protein WhiA; its protein translation is MEPSFAYRLKNEMVENKAFRLRQKTAQAHGFFLFGRRFSREEISLHTEDEEIARLFGWFVISLAGKKAVVTRTRKKGILRMEVPAQSDRDKLVELFGDGEQLDIGKLARPEEKGAFLCGAFLACGNITDPQKSYHLEFVVRNEALCQPLADLLEECCGQSRLSKRRGLPLVYYKDCTQIEDLLAFMGAVKGSLEIVDIEILKNVRNQANRATNCETANIDKTVNAAATQIADISYILETAGENALPEALRQLAHFRLENPEMSLRDLAALFPGGLSRSGIHHRLAKISAIAEELRQK